From Streptomyces sp. NBC_01460, a single genomic window includes:
- a CDS encoding sigma-70 family RNA polymerase sigma factor: MATRAVARRSSASTGGTDRASSVRAVGGEIADRDLVGMYLDEIARTPLLDAAKEVELSQTIEAGVFAQQILSGEVESDAGGAKREELEALVAESERAKDIFIRSNLRLVVAVARRYPRAGLPLLDLIQEGNAGLVRAVEKFDYAKGFKFSTYATWWIRQAITRSIADQSRTIRLPVHLVEELGRIRRVQREFNREHGRDPEHAEIAAELDSNAERVGNVLDWARDPVSLNMSVDDDGDTQFGDLLEDTSAISPEQSVMTLLRSEELEELIGKLDHRTASIIKMRYGIEDGRERTLTEVGKQHGLTRERIRQIEKHALLELKRMAHDTGFDAAA, translated from the coding sequence ATGGCAACCCGTGCCGTCGCCCGTCGTTCGTCCGCCAGCACCGGCGGGACCGACCGGGCAAGCAGTGTTCGCGCCGTGGGCGGGGAGATCGCCGATCGCGACCTGGTCGGCATGTACCTGGACGAGATCGCTCGCACACCGCTGCTCGACGCCGCCAAGGAGGTCGAGCTCTCACAGACGATCGAGGCGGGTGTCTTCGCCCAGCAGATCCTGTCGGGCGAGGTGGAGAGCGACGCCGGCGGAGCGAAGCGCGAGGAGCTGGAGGCGCTGGTCGCCGAGAGCGAGCGCGCCAAGGACATATTCATCCGCTCCAACCTCCGGCTCGTCGTTGCTGTGGCCAGGCGCTACCCGAGGGCGGGTCTGCCCCTGCTCGACCTGATCCAGGAGGGCAACGCCGGCCTGGTGCGCGCGGTCGAGAAGTTCGACTACGCCAAGGGCTTCAAGTTCTCCACGTACGCCACGTGGTGGATCCGGCAGGCCATCACCCGCTCCATCGCCGACCAGTCCCGCACGATCCGGCTCCCCGTCCACCTGGTGGAGGAGCTCGGCAGGATCCGGCGCGTGCAGCGTGAGTTCAACCGTGAGCACGGGCGCGACCCGGAGCACGCGGAGATCGCCGCCGAGCTCGACTCCAACGCCGAGCGCGTCGGCAACGTCCTGGACTGGGCCCGCGACCCGGTCAGCCTGAACATGTCCGTGGACGACGACGGGGACACGCAGTTCGGTGACCTGCTGGAGGACACCTCCGCCATCTCGCCCGAGCAGTCCGTGATGACGCTGCTGCGCAGCGAGGAGCTCGAGGAGCTGATCGGCAAGCTCGACCACCGCACCGCCTCCATCATCAAGATGCGGTACGGGATCGAGGACGGCCGCGAGCGGACCCTCACCGAAGTGGGCAAGCAGCACGGTCTGACGCGGGAGCGGATCCGCCAGATCGAGAAGCACGCACTACTCGAATTGAAGCGAATGGCTCACG